The following proteins are co-located in the Haloarcula marismortui ATCC 43049 genome:
- a CDS encoding MFS transporter, whose translation MGLIKMTKYRTLLLATIGFNFSFLIWFSFAPFTGPMAEEFGLSTAEIGILASSAIWMAPFGRMLTGWLSDKFGAPAIFAIVLAYVGVFSIGSAFAQDYSVFFVLRLIVATAGITFVIGIQHVAEWFEEENLGLAEGIYAGVGNAGAAGGALILPRVFGSGWNGPLFSTNWRAAFFYTGIVSILLAIAYYTLGEAAKTEAKRQATKENTNFKGWLHTATRYGTVVLAAAYIMSFGLELSMNGWLATYYREAFNQDNLVIASTFAATFSIAAGLLRPFGGYGSDLLARKEKNLLPFFKGQYREQWTFLGLCFIVVMMFAMTLAGLSGVLLNAVVIGFLVGTGCAWAEGAIFAQVPAMFPNDSGSVAGVVGGVGTVGGIVYPLFYSAPWLANLHLGYSVAAVTMIPIVLLSAWVFQPEIAKVANTAGFVGSTQEGTTVASGDD comes from the coding sequence ATGGGACTGATCAAGATGACGAAGTACCGGACGCTGCTGCTGGCGACCATCGGCTTCAATTTCTCGTTCCTTATTTGGTTCTCGTTCGCGCCGTTTACTGGCCCGATGGCCGAGGAGTTCGGACTGTCGACGGCGGAGATCGGGATTCTGGCGAGTTCGGCCATCTGGATGGCTCCGTTTGGCCGAATGCTCACCGGCTGGCTCTCGGATAAGTTCGGTGCACCGGCCATCTTTGCCATCGTGCTGGCCTACGTTGGTGTGTTCTCGATCGGGAGCGCCTTCGCACAGGACTACTCCGTGTTCTTCGTGCTCCGACTCATCGTGGCGACGGCCGGCATCACGTTCGTCATCGGCATCCAGCACGTCGCCGAGTGGTTCGAGGAGGAGAACCTCGGTCTGGCGGAGGGCATCTACGCCGGTGTCGGGAACGCCGGCGCCGCCGGCGGCGCGCTGATTCTCCCTCGCGTGTTCGGGTCCGGGTGGAACGGGCCGCTGTTCTCGACCAACTGGCGAGCCGCGTTCTTCTACACCGGCATCGTCTCCATCCTCCTCGCAATCGCCTACTACACACTCGGCGAGGCCGCCAAGACCGAGGCGAAACGCCAGGCGACCAAAGAGAACACCAACTTCAAAGGCTGGCTGCACACGGCCACGCGGTACGGCACTGTCGTCCTTGCCGCCGCGTACATCATGTCTTTTGGCCTCGAACTGTCGATGAACGGGTGGCTCGCCACCTACTACCGCGAGGCGTTCAACCAGGACAACCTCGTCATCGCGAGCACCTTCGCTGCGACGTTCTCGATTGCTGCGGGACTGCTCCGGCCCTTTGGCGGCTACGGCAGTGACCTGCTGGCCCGCAAGGAGAAGAACCTCCTGCCGTTCTTCAAGGGCCAGTACCGCGAGCAGTGGACGTTCCTCGGGCTCTGCTTTATTGTGGTGATGATGTTCGCCATGACGCTGGCCGGCCTCTCCGGGGTCCTGCTGAACGCGGTCGTCATCGGCTTCCTCGTGGGCACGGGCTGTGCCTGGGCTGAGGGCGCTATCTTCGCGCAGGTGCCTGCGATGTTCCCCAACGACTCTGGCTCGGTCGCCGGTGTCGTCGGCGGCGTCGGCACTGTCGGTGGGATTGTCTACCCGCTGTTTTACTCCGCGCCGTGGTTGGCGAACCTCCACCTGGGGTATTCCGTGGCCGCCGTTACCATGATTCCGATTGTGTTGCTGTCTGCATGGGTGTTCCAGCCGGAAATCGCGAAAGTCGCTAACACGGCTGGGTTCGTCGGAAGCACGCAGGAAGGCACCACCGTCGCCTCCGGCGACGACTGA
- the nasA gene encoding assimilatory nitrate reductase NasA has protein sequence MPNWTNGRRDGAWAAVSDWVPTTCMRCAVGCGHMHQGADEGYGIDAVRGDAAHPVSQGLACARGLRESKDPDGEWLTRPMVRSDGELRQTQWDVALARAVEGLQAVHQQDPDAVAVLGSGQQTNEAAYALGKVARGGFGTTNYDANTTLCMASAVTAYYQSFGSDAPPCTYADISDADRHVVWGANPAVAHPVLFRWVQQSADEDGVEIIVVDPVRSETAENAEHHVAPDPGKDLALARAVLARIVETGRVDREFVDEATDGFEDLLATLPDADDAADEAGIEMAEVDLLADAMDQQALIYWGMGINQHVQGTETARALIDLTLATGNLRPGGGPFSLTGQANSMGTRICSSKGTWPGQRAFEDPDHRRLVADHWDVPVDRLPDDTGPGPVGMLEGEPEAVWAVATNPVAGMPESESVRETLEDAFVVVQDAFHTETTEIADVVLPAATWGESDGTTTNMERTISRVRSATDVPSGVRSDLDIIATIGSRLFPGLFESTSPNPSAVFDEFTALTEGTVADCSGITYERLDDSHAVRWPAPDDDSAGGYRYYDDESWSFPTSSGRAQFSTGRQGTLPEPTDDDYPLTLTTAREADGYNTGVRSRGGEAGALVARIHPETVAEHSELVTDETLTVETRRGSATVDIDRDAGVPRGMVWLPIHHPATNRLTLSDRDPQSDEPNFKQCAARLVAAEAELSPATAD, from the coding sequence ATGCCAAACTGGACAAATGGGCGTCGAGACGGCGCGTGGGCGGCTGTGAGCGACTGGGTGCCGACGACGTGTATGCGGTGTGCCGTTGGCTGTGGCCACATGCATCAGGGCGCTGACGAGGGGTATGGTATCGACGCTGTTCGCGGCGACGCCGCGCATCCAGTCAGCCAGGGTCTCGCCTGTGCACGCGGCCTCCGAGAGAGCAAAGACCCCGACGGGGAGTGGCTCACCCGGCCGATGGTCCGCAGTGACGGCGAACTCCGCCAGACCCAGTGGGACGTGGCGCTGGCTCGCGCCGTCGAGGGCCTTCAGGCCGTCCACCAGCAGGACCCCGACGCTGTCGCCGTCCTCGGCAGCGGCCAGCAGACCAACGAGGCCGCTTACGCGCTGGGGAAGGTCGCCCGCGGCGGCTTCGGCACGACGAACTACGACGCCAACACGACGCTGTGTATGGCCAGTGCCGTCACCGCCTACTACCAGTCCTTCGGTAGCGACGCGCCGCCGTGTACCTACGCCGACATCAGCGACGCCGACCGCCACGTCGTCTGGGGGGCGAACCCGGCGGTCGCCCACCCCGTGCTGTTCCGCTGGGTTCAGCAGTCCGCTGACGAAGACGGCGTCGAAATCATCGTCGTCGACCCTGTCCGCTCCGAGACTGCAGAGAACGCCGAACATCACGTCGCACCTGACCCGGGGAAGGACCTCGCACTGGCTCGCGCCGTCCTTGCCCGTATCGTCGAAACAGGGCGGGTCGACCGCGAGTTCGTCGATGAAGCGACCGACGGGTTCGAGGACCTGCTTGCGACGCTGCCCGATGCCGATGACGCGGCCGACGAGGCCGGCATCGAGATGGCCGAGGTGGACCTGCTTGCCGACGCGATGGACCAGCAGGCGCTCATCTACTGGGGCATGGGCATCAATCAGCACGTTCAGGGGACCGAGACCGCACGGGCGCTCATCGACCTGACGCTGGCGACGGGGAACCTTCGACCCGGCGGCGGCCCGTTCTCGCTGACCGGCCAGGCCAACTCCATGGGGACCCGCATCTGCTCCTCGAAAGGAACTTGGCCTGGCCAGCGGGCCTTCGAGGACCCGGACCACCGCCGCCTCGTCGCCGACCACTGGGACGTGCCGGTGGACCGCCTCCCCGACGACACCGGTCCCGGCCCGGTCGGGATGCTCGAAGGCGAACCCGAGGCCGTCTGGGCTGTCGCCACCAATCCCGTTGCCGGGATGCCCGAGTCCGAGAGCGTCCGCGAGACACTGGAAGACGCCTTCGTCGTCGTACAGGACGCCTTCCACACCGAAACGACGGAGATTGCCGACGTGGTCTTGCCGGCCGCGACGTGGGGCGAAAGCGACGGCACGACAACGAACATGGAGCGGACCATCTCCCGCGTCCGGTCGGCGACCGACGTGCCAAGCGGTGTCAGATCGGACCTTGACATCATCGCTACCATCGGTTCGCGGCTGTTTCCCGGGCTGTTCGAGTCCACGTCGCCGAACCCGTCGGCTGTGTTCGATGAGTTCACCGCCCTCACAGAGGGGACGGTCGCTGATTGCTCGGGCATCACCTACGAGCGCCTCGACGACAGCCACGCCGTGCGGTGGCCCGCGCCCGACGACGACAGCGCCGGCGGCTACCGCTACTACGACGACGAGTCGTGGTCGTTCCCGACCTCCTCGGGCCGCGCGCAGTTCTCGACCGGCCGCCAGGGGACGCTTCCGGAGCCGACCGACGACGACTACCCGCTGACGCTGACCACCGCCCGCGAGGCCGACGGATACAACACCGGTGTCCGCTCCCGCGGCGGCGAGGCCGGGGCCCTGGTGGCCCGCATCCACCCCGAGACGGTTGCGGAACACAGCGAACTCGTCACCGACGAGACACTGACCGTCGAGACCCGTCGCGGCTCTGCGACAGTCGACATCGACCGCGATGCGGGCGTTCCCCGCGGGATGGTCTGGCTGCCGATCCACCATCCGGCGACGAACCGGCTGACGCTTTCAGACCGGGACCCCCAGTCCGACGAGCCGAACTTCAAACAGTGTGCTGCCCGCCTCGTTGCAGCCGAGGCGGAACTGTCGCCGGCGACGGCTGACTGA
- the prs gene encoding ribose-phosphate diphosphokinase, with the protein MIIPGADTQAFAATLAEATGERLGRVEYERFPDGEHVVQVPKAVSGERAVVVASTVDSDAHLQLLQLQDAARESGASEVITVIPYMGYARQDEAFKPGEPVSSRAMARAISTGTDRVLTVNPHEPAVCDFFDVPATNVDAASVLADPLPADLQDPLFLSPDEGAIALATTVRDAYGEGETDFFEKDRDYNTGDIEISPSDAPVEGRDVVLVDDIIATGSTMSESVSVLDDRDAQRVFVSCVHPMLASNALTKLNSAGVEAVYGTDTLERAVSEVSAAPVLSERLE; encoded by the coding sequence ATGATTATCCCCGGGGCGGACACACAGGCGTTCGCGGCGACCCTCGCCGAGGCGACCGGCGAGCGGCTGGGACGGGTCGAGTACGAACGGTTCCCCGACGGAGAACACGTCGTTCAGGTCCCAAAAGCAGTCTCCGGCGAGCGTGCCGTCGTCGTCGCCTCAACCGTCGACAGCGACGCACACCTCCAGTTGCTCCAGTTGCAGGACGCGGCCCGCGAAAGCGGTGCAAGTGAGGTTATCACCGTCATTCCATACATGGGCTACGCCCGTCAGGACGAGGCGTTCAAGCCCGGCGAGCCGGTCTCCTCGCGGGCAATGGCCCGCGCTATTTCAACGGGAACCGACCGCGTGCTGACGGTAAATCCACACGAGCCGGCCGTCTGTGACTTTTTCGACGTGCCAGCTACCAACGTTGACGCGGCGAGTGTTCTCGCCGACCCACTGCCTGCGGACCTGCAGGACCCGCTCTTTCTCTCGCCCGACGAAGGCGCAATCGCTCTCGCGACAACGGTCCGGGACGCATACGGTGAGGGCGAGACGGACTTCTTCGAGAAGGACCGGGACTACAACACCGGCGACATCGAAATCAGCCCCAGCGACGCACCGGTCGAGGGCCGGGATGTGGTGCTTGTCGACGACATCATCGCCACCGGGTCGACGATGAGCGAGTCCGTCAGCGTCCTTGACGACCGCGACGCCCAGCGTGTGTTCGTCAGTTGCGTCCACCCCATGCTCGCCAGCAATGCCCTGACGAAGCTCAACAGTGCCGGCGTCGAAGCCGTCTACGGGACGGACACGCTCGAACGCGCCGTCAGCGAGGTCAGCGCCGCGCCGGTCCTCTCGGAGAGGCTGGAATGA
- a CDS encoding substrate-binding protein produces MGLENGGAAVDRRSVLQIAGGVGSAGLAGLAGCQGGGSRAENTPEHPPLGNYPIDGDAVTLGFNVPQSGTYAAEGRDELRGYELAVTHLNEGGGWVGQRSFDVLSGDGVLGKTVEYVTADTETKPDVATANATEMVEQDDVIMFSGGSSSSVAIAQQEVAQAEKVPYMCCLTHSNDTTGTDCVRYSFREMFNAYMTAQALLPVLKERFGREAQYVQIYADYNWGQTMESSIRDFFTSSGWVELTSIPTRLGTTNYEEPLKQARDAGAEVVFLDHYGLDAANSLTTAQEILPDEVGIVVPLYNRIVAQNASTALGGVVGTVAWDTSVSSDLSNAFKNAFTAEHGNAQRPSGVAHLAYAQTLQYAAAVEQAGTFYPPAVIRELEDQEYSVGLGSQTMRRCDHQAQRGVPVVEGLPESEQSLGRFYDLLRVTKAVGYDCDGGPAAECELGDYGD; encoded by the coding sequence ATGGGATTGGAAAACGGGGGAGCGGCAGTTGACAGGCGGTCCGTACTACAGATTGCCGGTGGGGTCGGCAGCGCGGGGCTCGCCGGGCTGGCAGGGTGCCAGGGCGGGGGGTCGAGAGCCGAAAACACACCGGAGCACCCACCGCTCGGGAACTATCCGATCGACGGCGATGCGGTCACACTCGGCTTCAACGTGCCACAGTCAGGGACGTACGCCGCCGAAGGGCGCGACGAACTCCGGGGATATGAGCTCGCTGTCACACACCTCAACGAGGGTGGCGGCTGGGTTGGACAGCGCTCCTTTGACGTACTCAGCGGCGACGGCGTGCTCGGAAAGACCGTCGAGTACGTCACTGCAGACACGGAAACGAAGCCGGATGTTGCGACAGCCAACGCCACGGAGATGGTCGAGCAGGACGACGTCATCATGTTTTCCGGTGGCTCGTCCAGTTCCGTCGCCATCGCCCAACAGGAGGTCGCACAGGCCGAGAAAGTCCCGTACATGTGCTGTCTGACCCACTCGAACGACACGACGGGGACGGACTGTGTCCGCTACAGCTTTCGGGAGATGTTCAACGCGTACATGACCGCACAGGCGCTGCTTCCGGTACTCAAGGAACGGTTCGGCCGGGAGGCCCAGTACGTCCAGATCTACGCGGACTACAACTGGGGGCAAACGATGGAGTCGTCGATCCGTGATTTCTTCACCTCGAGTGGCTGGGTCGAACTCACGAGCATCCCGACGCGCCTCGGGACGACGAACTACGAGGAACCGCTCAAACAGGCCCGGGACGCCGGTGCGGAGGTCGTCTTCCTCGACCACTACGGACTCGACGCCGCGAACTCGCTGACAACGGCCCAGGAAATTCTCCCTGACGAGGTGGGGATTGTGGTGCCGCTGTACAACCGCATCGTGGCACAGAACGCCTCGACGGCGCTCGGCGGTGTCGTCGGGACGGTCGCGTGGGACACCAGCGTCTCGTCTGACCTTTCCAATGCGTTCAAGAACGCCTTCACCGCGGAGCACGGGAACGCACAGCGACCCTCCGGCGTGGCCCATCTGGCCTACGCACAGACGCTCCAGTACGCCGCGGCCGTCGAGCAGGCCGGTACGTTCTATCCGCCGGCGGTTATCCGAGAGCTAGAAGACCAGGAATACTCGGTCGGGCTGGGCAGCCAGACGATGCGGCGCTGTGACCATCAGGCCCAGCGTGGCGTGCCAGTGGTCGAAGGGCTTCCCGAGTCCGAGCAGTCCCTCGGTCGGTTCTACGACCTGCTCAGGGTTACGAAAGCGGTCGGGTACGACTGTGACGGCGGCCCGGCCGCCGAGTGCGAACTCGGAGACTACGGGGACTAG
- a CDS encoding HVO_0234 family beta-propeller protein, with the protein MSDDDIALSEKRMYGAKRPETHAYVASGLGVTRVETAGGQIGRFSLSERCNARDVAGASGEVAVATDEDVLVLTDDGFVPTGFGPATAVGYDGDGLLAAGDSRVARYTGEWQGIGEVADVQAIDGDRLAAAEGVYALPSLDRLGLVDVADVSGDYAATESGLYRYGGENGEWTEVRSGRHVAVASDGEQVHAAAADGLYELTDGSWEPCTLPVDERVVDVTHGDDTYAITENGTFLVATAAEATADGQGGWRQRSLGVPDVVGVAVA; encoded by the coding sequence GTGAGCGACGACGACATCGCACTTTCGGAGAAGCGGATGTACGGGGCGAAGCGCCCGGAGACCCACGCGTACGTCGCGTCAGGACTGGGCGTCACCCGTGTCGAGACGGCCGGTGGCCAGATCGGGCGGTTCAGTCTGAGCGAGCGGTGCAATGCCCGTGATGTGGCCGGGGCGAGCGGCGAAGTCGCGGTCGCCACCGACGAGGACGTGCTCGTGTTGACCGACGACGGCTTCGTCCCGACCGGGTTCGGGCCGGCCACCGCCGTCGGCTACGACGGCGACGGACTGCTCGCAGCCGGCGACAGCCGCGTCGCTCGGTACACCGGGGAGTGGCAAGGTATCGGCGAGGTCGCGGACGTCCAGGCCATCGACGGCGACCGCCTCGCTGCGGCCGAGGGCGTGTACGCGCTTCCGTCGCTCGACCGACTCGGGCTCGTGGACGTGGCCGACGTGTCCGGCGACTACGCCGCGACCGAGAGCGGGCTGTACCGCTACGGAGGCGAGAACGGCGAGTGGACCGAGGTGCGGTCTGGCCGGCACGTGGCGGTCGCAAGCGACGGCGAGCAGGTGCACGCTGCCGCGGCGGACGGGCTGTACGAGCTAACCGACGGGTCGTGGGAGCCGTGTACGCTCCCCGTCGACGAGCGCGTGGTCGACGTGACCCACGGCGACGACACCTACGCTATCACCGAGAACGGGACCTTCCTCGTTGCGACTGCGGCCGAGGCGACAGCCGACGGACAGGGCGGCTGGCGACAGCGCTCACTGGGCGTCCCCGATGTCGTCGGCGTCGCCGTCGCCTGA
- a CDS encoding nitrite/sulfite reductase, translating into MAHKKEEYKAELYGDEVREKLEEFAEKGWDSIPEDEREKWFSRFKFWGVFHHRGGQESYFMMRLTNCGGVLEPDQLRAIGEVARDYAKGPAENPEFGNGWIDFTTRQSIQLHWLKLEDIPEIWEKLEAVGVSSRSAGGDTMRNISGCPVAGKAEEYVASRPILDEIQETIRDDNDLSNMPRKFNISVTGCKQGCAQDSINDIGLEPAHKFIDGEEIEGFNVRVGGGLGGREPREARPLDLFIRPEHAVETVRAFVEYYHEAGNRQNRSKNRARFFVDEHGTDAIREELDERLDFEFETAGTDFRGEYTYNAGKSAEHGAHDHVGVYDQQDGKNYVGLSVPVGRLSAEDTIELADLADAYGSGEVRLTRRQNPVIMDVPDGNISNLLNEPLLDKHSPEPNPFVQGAMACTGTEFCSLALTETKARMARLLRWLGDNVDVPDDVDRIKMHFSGCTADCGQAMTADIGLQGMRARKDGQMVEAVDIGVGGGIGAEPTFIEWVRQRVPADEVPGMIANIVEAYAALRSEGQTFREWVDATGHETIVELAEPEEVEGYTDPCLADGKQSWYPFDDGESPAPTDAEGQPISADD; encoded by the coding sequence ATGGCACATAAAAAAGAGGAGTACAAGGCGGAGCTGTACGGTGATGAGGTACGGGAGAAACTAGAGGAGTTCGCCGAGAAAGGCTGGGACTCGATTCCCGAGGACGAACGCGAGAAGTGGTTCTCGCGGTTCAAGTTCTGGGGTGTCTTCCACCACCGCGGCGGACAAGAGTCGTATTTCATGATGCGGCTGACAAATTGCGGCGGCGTTCTGGAGCCCGACCAGCTCCGGGCTATCGGCGAAGTCGCCCGCGACTACGCGAAGGGGCCAGCGGAGAACCCTGAGTTCGGAAACGGCTGGATTGATTTCACGACACGACAGTCCATCCAACTGCACTGGCTCAAACTCGAAGACATCCCGGAAATCTGGGAGAAACTCGAAGCCGTCGGCGTTTCCTCGCGCTCTGCGGGCGGGGACACGATGCGGAACATCTCCGGTTGTCCGGTCGCCGGCAAGGCCGAGGAGTACGTCGCGTCTCGCCCGATTCTCGACGAGATTCAGGAGACCATCCGCGACGACAACGACCTCTCCAATATGCCCCGGAAGTTCAACATCTCGGTGACGGGGTGCAAGCAGGGGTGTGCCCAGGACAGCATCAACGACATCGGGCTGGAGCCGGCCCACAAGTTCATTGACGGCGAGGAAATCGAGGGGTTCAACGTCCGCGTCGGCGGCGGCCTCGGTGGTCGCGAACCCCGCGAGGCCCGTCCGCTGGACCTGTTCATCCGGCCCGAACACGCCGTCGAGACGGTCCGTGCTTTTGTCGAGTACTACCACGAGGCGGGCAACCGTCAGAACCGCTCGAAGAACCGCGCCCGGTTTTTCGTCGACGAACATGGGACCGACGCCATCCGCGAGGAACTTGACGAGCGGCTGGATTTCGAGTTTGAAACCGCTGGCACTGACTTCCGCGGGGAGTATACGTACAACGCCGGCAAGTCTGCTGAACACGGTGCCCACGACCACGTCGGCGTCTACGACCAGCAAGACGGGAAGAACTACGTCGGGCTCTCGGTGCCCGTGGGCCGACTCTCCGCAGAGGACACCATCGAACTCGCGGACCTCGCCGACGCCTACGGCTCCGGCGAAGTGCGCCTGACCCGCCGACAGAACCCAGTCATCATGGACGTCCCCGACGGGAACATTTCGAATCTCCTCAACGAGCCGCTACTGGACAAACACTCGCCCGAGCCGAACCCGTTTGTTCAGGGGGCGATGGCCTGTACCGGAACGGAGTTCTGTTCACTCGCGCTCACCGAGACAAAGGCGCGGATGGCTCGCCTGCTCCGCTGGCTCGGTGACAACGTCGATGTGCCCGATGATGTTGACCGCATCAAAATGCACTTCTCGGGCTGTACGGCTGACTGCGGTCAAGCGATGACAGCCGACATCGGCTTACAGGGGATGCGCGCCCGCAAGGACGGCCAGATGGTCGAAGCCGTCGATATCGGTGTCGGCGGCGGTATCGGCGCGGAGCCGACGTTCATCGAGTGGGTCCGCCAGCGCGTCCCTGCTGACGAGGTGCCGGGCATGATTGCCAACATCGTTGAGGCATACGCCGCGCTTCGCTCGGAGGGGCAGACCTTCCGGGAGTGGGTCGACGCCACCGGCCACGAAACAATCGTCGAGCTGGCCGAACCGGAGGAAGTCGAGGGGTACACCGACCCATGTCTGGCCGACGGCAAGCAATCGTGGTATCCCTTCGACGACGGCGAAAGCCCGGCCCCGACCGACGCCGAGGGCCAGCCGATTTCGGCGGACGACTGA
- a CDS encoding glutamate-1-semialdehyde 2,1-aminomutase yields the protein MNHEQSRALYDRALSVLSGGVNSSVRATRPYPFFVEKGDGGHVIDADGNRYIDFVMGYGPLLLGHSLPEQVQSAIQQHAAEGPMYGAPTEVEVELAEFVTRHVPSVEMLRFVNSGTEATVSAVRLARGYTGRDKIVVMQSGYHGAQESTLVEGEGDHTAPSSPGIPESFAEHTLTVPFNDEEAAHEVFEEHGDDIAAVLTEPILGNYGIVHPVEGYHDTLRQLCDDHGSLLIFDEVITGFRVGGLQCAQGAFDIDPDITTFGKIVGGGFPVGAIGGKSEIIEQFTPAGDVFQSGTFSGHPVTMAAGLETLRYAAEHDVYGHVNDLGERLRAGLQDILEDQAPEYTVVGRDSMFKVIFTRDGPDSLEGQCEAGCQQQESCPRFEYCPKTGHDVTQAETERWERLFWPAMKDQGVFLTANQFESQFICDAHTGEDIENALEAYKEAI from the coding sequence ATGAACCACGAGCAGTCACGAGCGCTGTACGACCGCGCCCTGTCGGTGCTGTCGGGCGGCGTCAACTCCTCCGTGCGAGCGACGCGGCCCTATCCGTTCTTCGTCGAGAAGGGGGACGGCGGGCACGTCATCGACGCCGACGGCAACCGCTACATCGACTTCGTCATGGGCTATGGCCCGCTCCTGTTGGGCCACAGCCTGCCCGAACAGGTCCAGTCGGCCATCCAGCAACACGCCGCTGAGGGGCCGATGTACGGCGCGCCCACCGAAGTCGAGGTCGAACTGGCCGAGTTCGTCACCCGACACGTCCCAAGCGTCGAGATGCTCCGGTTCGTCAACAGCGGGACCGAAGCGACGGTCTCGGCGGTCCGACTGGCTCGTGGCTACACGGGGCGGGACAAAATCGTCGTGATGCAGAGCGGCTACCACGGCGCACAGGAGTCCACGCTGGTCGAGGGCGAGGGCGACCACACGGCCCCGTCCAGCCCCGGTATCCCCGAGAGCTTCGCCGAGCACACCCTGACCGTGCCGTTCAACGACGAGGAAGCCGCCCACGAGGTGTTCGAGGAACACGGCGACGACATCGCGGCTGTCCTCACCGAACCCATCCTCGGGAACTACGGCATCGTCCACCCGGTCGAGGGCTATCACGACACGCTCCGGCAGTTGTGTGACGACCACGGCTCCCTGCTCATCTTCGACGAGGTCATTACCGGCTTCCGCGTCGGCGGTCTCCAGTGTGCCCAGGGCGCGTTCGACATCGACCCCGACATCACCACCTTTGGGAAGATCGTCGGTGGCGGCTTCCCGGTCGGGGCAATCGGCGGCAAAAGCGAGATCATCGAGCAGTTCACCCCTGCCGGCGACGTGTTCCAGTCCGGGACCTTCTCCGGCCACCCCGTGACGATGGCGGCCGGCCTGGAGACGTTGCGGTATGCGGCTGAACACGACGTATACGGCCACGTCAACGACCTCGGTGAACGACTCCGAGCAGGCTTGCAGGACATCCTCGAAGACCAAGCTCCCGAGTATACCGTCGTCGGCCGGGATTCGATGTTCAAGGTCATCTTCACCCGTGATGGTCCGGATTCGCTCGAGGGGCAATGTGAGGCTGGCTGCCAGCAACAGGAGTCCTGTCCGCGCTTCGAGTACTGTCCGAAGACCGGCCACGATGTGACACAGGCCGAGACCGAGCGGTGGGAGCGGCTGTTCTGGCCCGCGATGAAAGACCAGGGCGTGTTCCTCACGGCGAACCAGTTCGAGTCACAGTTCATCTGTGATGCCCACACAGGTGAAGACATTGAGAATGCGCTCGAAGCATACAAAGAGGCGATATGA